A stretch of Limanda limanda chromosome 7, fLimLim1.1, whole genome shotgun sequence DNA encodes these proteins:
- the LOC133004873 gene encoding rho-related GTP-binding protein RhoA-D → MAAIRKKLVIVGDGACGKTCLLIVFSKDQFPEVYVPTVFENYIADIEVDGKQVELALWDTAGQEDYDRLRPLSYPDTDVILMCFSIDSPDSLENIPEKWTPEVKHFCPNVPIILVGNKKDLRNDEHTRRELAKMKQEPVKSEEGRDMANRISAFGYLECSAKTKDGVREVFEMATRAALQVRKRKKRGGCQLL, encoded by the exons ATGGCAGCCATCAGGAAGAAGTTGGTGATAGTGGGGGATGGTGCCTGTGGTAAGACCTGTCTGCTCATCGTCTTCAGCAAGGACCAGTTCCCAGAGGTGTACGTCCCCACTGTGTTTGAGAACTACATCGCTGACATTGAAGTGGATGGCAAGCAG gtgGAGCTAGCGTTGTGGGATACAGCAGGTCAGGAAGACTACGACCGACTGAGGCCTCTCTCCTACCCGGACACAGACGTTATCCTCATGTGCTTCTCCATAGACAGCCCAGACAGTTTAG AGAACATTCCTGAGAAATGGACACCTGAAGTGAAACACTTTTGTCCCAACGTCCCGATCATCCTTGTGGGCAACAAGAAAGACCTGAGGAACGATGAACACACACGCCGGGAGCTGGCCAAGAtgaaacag GAGCCGGTTAAATCTGAAGAAGGCAGAGACATGGCCAACCGCATCAGTGCCTTCGGCTACCTGGAGTGCTCCGCCAAGACCAAGGACGGCGTGCGGGAGGTGTTCGAGATGGCCACCAGAGCGGCGCTGCAGGTCCGCAAGCGCAAGAAGAGGGGTGGCTGCCAGCTactgtga